One region of Deltaproteobacteria bacterium genomic DNA includes:
- the der gene encoding ribosome biogenesis GTPase Der codes for MDGLFRVAIIGRPNVGKSTLFNKMIGMRKALTFGRPGITRDFITEKVSFQGRRFELIDTGGFDPDSDEELALLIRRQVMRAIDESDLLVLLFDGKEGISTIDHEIVHMMREKGKEYIVALNKIDHKKHTEFVPLLYELGIKSYHEVSAEHGTGVLELMEEIAKRIGERKPVSEGVEPFCRVSIVGRPNVGKSTLINALTGQERIIASPIPGTTRDSIDMEILLGERKIVLVDTAGIRPRRKTADPVEKIMSIRSIDSIKKSNIAVLVIDAGSGVTHNDQQILRYILKENRGAVIALNKTDLLGEGSLPEALLQVSDSITFASFVPSVPVSALEGKGMRKLLRAVIGVFDQYVKRVKTSELNRKAEKFLYNVTIPGSRRPNRAYYITQTGVAPPSFVVFVKDPGRVPESFNRYVSNRIRENFDFRGSPLVIRYRQK; via the coding sequence GACTTTATAACGGAAAAGGTGAGCTTCCAGGGAAGGAGGTTTGAGCTCATCGACACGGGCGGCTTTGATCCCGATTCCGATGAAGAGCTGGCGCTTCTCATCAGGCGGCAGGTCATGCGCGCGATAGACGAGTCCGATCTGCTGGTTTTGCTTTTTGACGGCAAAGAGGGGATCTCAACGATAGACCACGAGATCGTCCACATGATGCGGGAGAAAGGGAAAGAGTATATCGTCGCCCTGAACAAGATCGATCATAAAAAACACACGGAATTTGTCCCCCTCCTGTATGAACTCGGGATCAAGAGCTATCACGAGGTATCGGCGGAGCATGGTACGGGCGTTTTGGAGCTGATGGAGGAAATTGCGAAGAGGATCGGAGAGAGAAAACCCGTTAGCGAAGGGGTTGAGCCATTCTGCAGGGTAAGCATCGTGGGGAGGCCAAACGTGGGGAAATCGACCCTCATAAATGCTCTGACAGGGCAGGAAAGAATCATCGCAAGCCCCATACCCGGTACCACGAGAGACTCGATAGACATGGAGATTTTACTTGGCGAGAGAAAAATCGTTCTCGTGGACACGGCCGGTATCAGGCCGAGAAGGAAAACCGCTGACCCCGTCGAGAAGATAATGTCCATCCGGTCGATAGACAGCATAAAGAAATCCAACATCGCCGTGCTCGTAATCGATGCGGGGAGCGGAGTCACCCACAATGACCAGCAGATCTTGAGGTACATACTGAAAGAAAACAGGGGAGCAGTCATAGCGCTAAACAAGACAGACCTCCTCGGCGAGGGATCTTTGCCGGAAGCCTTGCTCCAAGTCAGCGATTCGATCACGTTTGCCTCATTCGTGCCTTCCGTGCCCGTGTCTGCCCTGGAAGGCAAGGGGATGAGAAAGCTTTTGAGGGCTGTTATCGGGGTCTTCGACCAGTACGTGAAGCGGGTAAAGACGTCGGAACTCAACAGGAAAGCGGAGAAGTTTCTCTATAATGTCACGATACCCGGATCGAGAAGGCCCAACAGGGCCTATTACATTACCCAGACGGGGGTAGCTCCCCCTTCTTTCGTTGTATTCGTGAAAGACCCCGGGCGGGTTCCGGAGTCGTTCAACCGCTACGTGTCGAACAGGATCAGGGAGAACTTCGATTTCCGCGGCTCACCGCTCGTGATACGGTACCGGCAAAAATAG
- a CDS encoding gamma carbonic anhydrase family protein, protein MIIQFRGKTPVVGRNVYIAPTAVIIGDVAIGDDASIWFGTVVRGDVNSIVIGGRTNVQDNSTLHVVTDAFPLIIGSEVTVGHNVVLHGCTVEDRCLVGIGSTILDGARIGRGS, encoded by the coding sequence ATGATAATTCAATTCAGGGGCAAAACCCCTGTTGTTGGCAGAAATGTATATATAGCTCCAACAGCCGTGATCATTGGAGATGTCGCCATCGGCGATGATGCAAGCATTTGGTTCGGAACCGTCGTTAGGGGCGACGTGAACTCCATAGTAATCGGGGGCCGGACGAACGTTCAGGACAATTCGACCCTTCACGTAGTTACCGATGCTTTTCCCCTCATCATAGGAAGCGAAGTGACGGTCGGGCACAACGTCGTTTTGCACGGCTGCACCGTGGAGGACAGGTGTCTCGTTGGAATAGGCTCAACAATACTTGACGGCGCCAGGATAGGCAGGGGATC